A single window of Pseudarthrobacter psychrotolerans DNA harbors:
- a CDS encoding extracellular solute-binding protein: MKIARTAAAVALAALALTSCAPPTSNNAASSSDEQTGTVRVWLFSEVNQDPKSAVVKDAVSEFEAAHSGAKIDVQYIPVDSRAERFKAAFNDPSSAPDVAEFGNTDLASYVASGGLADVTEDIKGWDEARDLDGKILATTEIDGKNYGVPWFVGVRALYYRTDLLQQLGLEVPKTLADIETVARAVRAANPGMLGISVGGAAQFSAMPYLWANGGSIATKAGDTFVSGLDSTESREGVAAYTRLLTDDICPAQTCAEFGGNASVQQFIAGKSAMTIGGDFNYKAVAASAVKDKFAVVPVPGKTAGSVAPAFAGGNNLGVFNSSTHRTLAADFVKLLASKKYQQKMFDSMGNLPTFSDVQKDVAASNAQVAPFIQTLGAGTNFVPVTETWSTIDAQGVFTGMYQKIVTGKADVNTATTEAADAMNKAFGAK; encoded by the coding sequence TTGAAAATCGCACGCACCGCCGCGGCAGTCGCCCTGGCCGCCCTCGCCCTGACATCCTGCGCCCCGCCCACCTCGAACAACGCCGCCTCATCCTCGGACGAGCAGACCGGAACAGTCCGCGTGTGGCTCTTCTCCGAAGTCAACCAGGACCCCAAGTCCGCCGTGGTCAAAGACGCCGTGAGCGAGTTCGAGGCAGCCCACAGTGGTGCCAAGATCGATGTCCAGTACATTCCCGTGGACAGCCGGGCCGAACGCTTCAAGGCCGCCTTCAACGATCCCTCCAGCGCCCCGGACGTCGCCGAATTCGGCAACACCGACCTGGCCAGCTACGTGGCCTCCGGCGGACTGGCCGATGTCACCGAAGACATCAAGGGCTGGGACGAGGCCCGGGACCTGGACGGCAAGATCCTGGCCACCACCGAAATCGACGGCAAGAACTACGGCGTTCCCTGGTTCGTCGGCGTCCGTGCCCTCTACTACCGCACCGACCTGCTCCAGCAGCTCGGCCTGGAGGTCCCCAAGACCCTGGCCGACATTGAGACCGTGGCCCGCGCCGTCCGGGCGGCCAACCCCGGAATGCTCGGCATCTCCGTGGGCGGCGCAGCCCAGTTCTCGGCCATGCCGTACCTCTGGGCCAACGGCGGCAGCATAGCCACCAAGGCCGGCGACACCTTCGTCTCCGGCCTTGACTCCACGGAATCCCGCGAGGGCGTGGCCGCCTACACCCGCCTCCTCACGGACGATATCTGCCCCGCCCAGACCTGCGCGGAATTCGGCGGCAACGCCAGCGTCCAGCAGTTCATTGCCGGGAAATCAGCGATGACCATCGGCGGCGACTTCAACTACAAGGCCGTCGCAGCCAGCGCCGTCAAGGACAAGTTCGCCGTGGTCCCTGTTCCGGGCAAGACGGCGGGTTCCGTCGCACCCGCGTTCGCAGGCGGCAACAACCTCGGAGTCTTCAACAGCAGCACTCACCGCACACTGGCTGCCGACTTCGTGAAGCTGCTGGCCAGCAAGAAGTACCAGCAGAAGATGTTCGACTCCATGGGCAACCTGCCCACCTTCTCCGACGTCCAAAAGGATGTGGCCGCTTCCAATGCCCAGGTGGCGCCCTTCATCCAGACCCTCGGCGCCGGCACCAACTTCGTCCCGGTCACGGAAACCTGGTCAACCATCGACGCGCAGGGTGTCTTCACCGGCATGTACCAGAAGATCGTCACCGGCAAGGCGGACGTCAACACGGCAACCACCGAAGCCGCCGACGCGATGAACAAGGCATTCGGAGCCAAGTAA
- a CDS encoding ROK family protein gives MPDGPGYGIDTDWIRVVRLGLDIGGTKTAAAILHDDGSLAALRTAPSGYGGDHVVRVAAALAREAMAAAGNGRLDSMGACMPGLVDPSTGVVRHAVNLGVESLNLAGELEELLGSPVAVENDVKAAALGAHGILTARTAVGPVPSGSGVAPDETLAYLNLGTGLAAGVVRNGKVLRGPDGMLGEIGHLPVGGDTPCVCGQVGCLETLASGSALARMWTPPPGGGRDPFEAALAGDERARVAAAVLCRGVALAIQVLVLSTGADRIIIGGGLAALGPSLLQGIDSELKHRAEESRFLESLGLSGRFELLPSDIPLAALGAAALPPPTDAHLEALTWTS, from the coding sequence TTGCCTGATGGGCCCGGCTACGGGATCGATACTGACTGGATCCGCGTCGTGAGGCTCGGGCTGGACATCGGAGGAACCAAAACAGCGGCGGCCATACTGCACGACGACGGTTCGCTGGCCGCCCTGCGCACTGCGCCGTCCGGCTACGGCGGGGACCACGTGGTTCGAGTGGCCGCAGCCCTGGCCAGGGAGGCCATGGCTGCGGCCGGCAACGGGCGGCTGGACTCCATGGGGGCCTGTATGCCCGGACTGGTGGATCCGTCCACCGGCGTGGTCCGCCACGCCGTGAACCTGGGCGTGGAAAGCCTCAACCTGGCGGGCGAACTGGAGGAATTGCTCGGATCTCCCGTTGCCGTGGAGAACGATGTGAAGGCCGCAGCCCTCGGAGCCCACGGCATCCTCACGGCCAGAACTGCCGTAGGACCGGTACCCAGTGGCTCCGGGGTTGCCCCGGATGAGACGCTCGCGTACCTGAACCTCGGCACCGGCCTGGCCGCCGGCGTCGTAAGGAACGGCAAGGTGCTCCGCGGACCGGACGGCATGCTGGGCGAAATCGGCCACCTGCCGGTAGGCGGGGACACCCCCTGCGTCTGCGGCCAGGTGGGTTGCCTGGAAACCCTCGCCTCCGGGTCCGCCCTCGCGCGGATGTGGACACCGCCACCAGGCGGCGGACGGGATCCCTTCGAGGCAGCGCTCGCCGGCGACGAACGCGCCCGCGTAGCGGCGGCGGTGTTGTGCCGCGGCGTCGCTTTGGCGATCCAGGTCCTCGTTTTATCGACGGGCGCCGACCGCATCATCATCGGCGGAGGCCTCGCCGCCTTGGGGCCGTCATTGCTGCAGGGCATTGACTCCGAACTCAAACACCGTGCTGAGGAGTCCCGGTTTCTCGAGTCCCTGGGACTATCAGGCCGCTTTGAACTGCTCCCGTCGGACATTCCGCTGGCCGCACTGGGCGCCGCGGCGCTGCCGCCGCCGACGGACGCTCATCTGGAGGCCCTCACATGGACGTCCTAG
- a CDS encoding ROK family transcriptional regulator produces the protein MRQTLHSSGAMSRADLSRALGLTRVTVSDLVADLMERGHVVELGQSEKGRPGKPAILMDLNRRGLQIIGMDLAENGVLRAAVLDLDGNIVDRLERSIGPETGEAVVSQVLQLASDAVELATATLLGIGVGTPGIVSPDGVVVEASNLGWKNVRLRDRLQQHTGLPVLVSNDADAAVHAEYTFGDGSDDMILVKIGRGVGSGLIVGGQRVRGAHSGAGEIGHVTVGTDGGDMCNCGKTGCLETWVSVPNLERKMAEAAASPEPEAAADALFREAGERLAVALAPVVGALDLSEVVLSGPPHLLDGQLLKSVEATLLSRLLQQDPAPVSVRLADDAPDIVLRGTSVLVLWNQLGVA, from the coding sequence GTGCGCCAGACCCTCCACTCGTCCGGCGCCATGAGCCGGGCGGATCTTTCCAGAGCGCTTGGTCTGACCCGCGTGACCGTATCGGATCTCGTAGCGGATCTGATGGAGCGCGGCCACGTGGTGGAGCTTGGCCAGTCCGAGAAAGGCCGCCCCGGCAAACCGGCCATCCTGATGGACCTGAACCGCCGCGGGCTGCAAATCATAGGAATGGACCTGGCGGAAAACGGCGTACTGCGCGCCGCCGTGCTGGACCTCGACGGCAACATCGTGGACCGGCTCGAGCGCTCTATCGGACCGGAAACCGGCGAAGCCGTGGTCAGCCAGGTCCTCCAGCTCGCCTCCGACGCCGTGGAGCTGGCCACCGCCACGCTCCTGGGCATCGGAGTCGGAACCCCGGGCATCGTCAGCCCTGATGGCGTCGTCGTCGAGGCCTCCAACCTGGGCTGGAAAAACGTCCGGCTCCGCGACCGGCTGCAGCAGCACACCGGTCTGCCGGTGCTGGTATCCAACGACGCCGACGCGGCCGTCCACGCCGAGTACACCTTCGGGGACGGCAGCGACGACATGATCCTGGTGAAGATTGGCCGCGGTGTCGGCTCCGGACTGATAGTGGGCGGCCAGCGGGTCCGCGGCGCCCATTCCGGTGCCGGCGAGATCGGCCACGTCACTGTCGGCACCGACGGCGGGGACATGTGTAACTGCGGAAAGACCGGTTGCCTGGAAACCTGGGTGTCCGTCCCCAATCTGGAGCGGAAGATGGCCGAAGCGGCCGCGAGCCCCGAACCGGAAGCCGCAGCCGACGCTTTGTTCCGTGAAGCCGGTGAACGGCTCGCCGTCGCCCTGGCACCGGTTGTGGGCGCACTCGATCTCTCGGAGGTGGTCCTGAGCGGACCGCCGCACCTGCTGGATGGGCAGCTGCTCAAGTCTGTCGAGGCGACCTTGCTCTCACGGCTCCTGCAGCAGGACCCGGCGCCGGTATCCGTCCGGCTGGCTGACGATGCCCCCGACATCGTCCTGCGGGGAACGTCCGTGCTGGTGCTCTGGAACCAGTTGGGCGTTGCCTGA
- a CDS encoding copper homeostasis protein CutC, giving the protein MKLEIAVVSAEGAGIAASEGADRIELCSSLELGGISPSQGLMEAAAEQVDGRLEIHPLIRCRPGDFTYSPAELDTMERRSVIC; this is encoded by the coding sequence GTGAAACTGGAAATTGCAGTGGTCAGTGCCGAGGGTGCGGGAATTGCCGCATCTGAGGGTGCCGACCGGATTGAGCTGTGCAGCAGCCTGGAGCTTGGCGGCATCTCCCCGTCCCAGGGCCTGATGGAGGCAGCAGCGGAACAGGTTGACGGCAGGCTGGAGATTCATCCGCTCATCCGGTGCCGGCCCGGAGATTTCACCTACTCCCCTGCTGAGCTGGACACCATGGAGCGCAGATCCGTAATCTGCTGA